One Ictalurus punctatus breed USDA103 chromosome 10, Coco_2.0, whole genome shotgun sequence genomic region harbors:
- the sinhcafl gene encoding SIN3-HDAC complex associated factor, like, which yields MFGFHKSKIYRSHEGCCICKTKSSSSRFTDSSRYEETFRLCFGLSEDRVGDICNACVLLVKRWKKLPHGSKKNWSHVVDARAGPGFKLTKPKKVKNMDGKKKSKLKKLHKFKRQNSDAHSTTSSMSPSQSPSHSNQSDDGSDVETKQRRPTPAGFSFLDLSYWKRQKVCCGIVYKGRFGEVIIDPRLFKPCCGAKQPPAVTSPAADSPCAADTLPSPLAEDLKETW from the exons ATGTTTGGATTTCACAAATCCAAGATTTATCGCAGCCATGAAGGCTGTTGCATTTGCAAGACCAAGTCCTCCAGTTCCCGGttcacagacagcagcagataCGAGGAAACCTTCCGCCTCTGCTTCGG TTTATCTGAAGACCGAGTCGGCGACATCTGCAATGCCTGTGTACTGCTCGTAAAGCGATGGAAAAAGTTACCACATGGCTCGAAGAAGAACTGGAGTCAC GTGGTGGATGCGAGAGCGGGACCCGGCTTCAAGCTGACGAAACCCAAGAAAGTGAAGAATATggatgggaagaagaaaagcaaGCTGAAGAAGCTTCACAAGTTTAAACGGCAGA atTCTGACGCCCACAGCACTACATCCAGCATGTCTCCCTCTCAGTCTCCCAGCCACAGCAACCAATCTGACGACGGCTCGGACGTTGAGACCAAGCAGAGGCGCCCGACACCAGCAGGCTTCTCGTTTCTTGACCTCTCCTACTGGAAGAG ACAGAAGGTGTGCTGTGGCATCGTGTACAAAGGGCGTTTTGGTGAAGTCATCATCGACCCTCGGCTCTTCAAGCCCTGCTGCGGGGCAAAGCAGCCGCCGGCGGTGACATCGCCCGCTGCCGACTCCCCGTGTGCCGCCGACACACTGCCATCTCCCCTCGCGGAGGATTTGAAGGAGACCTGGTGA